From the genome of Dehalococcoidia bacterium, one region includes:
- a CDS encoding peptide ABC transporter substrate-binding protein produces the protein MSDWTVAELAEQFKAGHISRRHFIAKMFAAGLTMPVIASVLAACGSSNNGKSAAKTGAGAATQAASAATQAAGGGSAAANAATAAASAAANAFTPTKRGGGGTLKLLWWQGPTLPQPHINNGTKDFDASRIFYEPLAEFDADANLVPVLAAEIPTVENGAVAKDGTSVTWKLKQGVTWHDGQPFTADDVAFTYQFIADPATAANTAGQYVTVKSVEAVDPQTVKVTFKSPVPYWQTAFVGANGMIIPKHIFGPYIGKESHNAPNNLKPLGTGPYKYVDFRPGDSLEADINPNYHVANRPFFDHISLKGGGDAPSAARAVLQTGDYDYAWNMQVTYDELQGIQKGGTGQIVIFPGSGAESMYFNFTDPNKEVGGEASSLQTKHPFFADVKVRQAFNLMFDRKTVVDQLYGKEGQIVNYLVYNPSKFAPTQQTQLTFDPAKAGQMLDDAGWKKGSDGVRANNGVKMKIVYATSINSLRQNEQAIIKKTLESQGIQVELKSVDANIFFGDATNPDNLAQMHFDLGMWTNSPGIDPQNYFRAFVSQTHGQPNDNIAQKSNNWSGTNVMRYINPAFDQIWEQAATELDAIKRADLFKKMNEMIAADAPKLPLAARNGVSVAKGNLQGMDLQPWASSDLWRLAYWYRKT, from the coding sequence ATGTCTGATTGGACCGTGGCCGAACTCGCCGAGCAGTTCAAGGCGGGCCATATCTCGCGACGACACTTCATCGCGAAGATGTTCGCCGCCGGCCTGACCATGCCGGTGATCGCAAGTGTGCTCGCCGCGTGCGGTTCGAGCAACAACGGCAAGAGTGCCGCAAAAACCGGCGCCGGCGCCGCTACGCAGGCGGCCAGCGCCGCGACGCAGGCGGCGGGCGGCGGCTCTGCCGCGGCCAACGCCGCGACTGCTGCGGCCAGTGCCGCCGCGAACGCCTTCACCCCGACCAAGCGCGGCGGCGGCGGCACGCTCAAGCTCCTGTGGTGGCAGGGGCCGACGCTGCCGCAACCGCACATCAACAACGGCACCAAGGACTTCGACGCCTCGCGCATCTTCTATGAGCCGCTGGCCGAGTTCGACGCGGACGCCAACCTCGTGCCCGTGCTCGCGGCCGAGATCCCGACCGTCGAAAACGGCGCCGTAGCCAAGGACGGCACCTCGGTCACCTGGAAGCTGAAGCAGGGCGTCACCTGGCACGACGGCCAGCCCTTCACGGCCGACGACGTCGCCTTCACCTACCAGTTCATTGCCGACCCGGCCACGGCGGCGAACACCGCCGGTCAGTACGTGACGGTCAAGTCGGTCGAGGCCGTCGATCCGCAGACGGTCAAGGTCACCTTCAAGAGCCCGGTGCCCTACTGGCAGACGGCGTTTGTCGGCGCCAACGGCATGATCATCCCCAAGCACATCTTCGGCCCCTATATCGGCAAGGAGTCGCACAACGCGCCCAACAACCTGAAGCCGCTGGGCACCGGCCCCTACAAGTACGTCGATTTCCGCCCCGGCGACAGTCTCGAGGCCGACATTAACCCGAACTACCACGTCGCCAACCGGCCCTTCTTCGATCACATCTCGCTGAAGGGCGGCGGCGACGCGCCCTCGGCCGCCCGCGCCGTGCTGCAAACCGGCGACTACGACTACGCCTGGAACATGCAGGTCACCTACGACGAGCTGCAGGGCATTCAGAAGGGCGGCACCGGTCAGATCGTGATCTTTCCCGGTTCCGGCGCCGAGTCGATGTACTTCAACTTCACCGACCCGAACAAGGAGGTCGGCGGCGAAGCCTCCAGCCTGCAGACCAAGCATCCTTTCTTCGCGGACGTCAAGGTCCGCCAGGCGTTTAACCTGATGTTCGACCGCAAGACGGTCGTCGATCAGCTCTACGGCAAGGAAGGGCAGATCGTCAACTACCTGGTCTACAACCCGAGCAAGTTCGCCCCGACGCAACAGACCCAGCTCACTTTCGACCCGGCGAAGGCCGGGCAGATGCTGGATGACGCCGGCTGGAAGAAGGGTTCCGACGGCGTGCGCGCCAACAATGGCGTGAAGATGAAGATCGTCTACGCCACGTCGATCAACAGTCTGCGCCAGAACGAGCAGGCGATCATCAAGAAGACGCTGGAATCGCAGGGCATCCAGGTCGAGCTGAAGTCGGTCGACGCCAACATCTTCTTCGGCGACGCCACCAACCCCGACAACCTGGCACAAATGCATTTTGACCTCGGCATGTGGACGAACAGCCCCGGCATCGATCCGCAGAACTATTTCCGCGCCTTCGTCAGCCAGACGCACGGCCAGCCCAACGACAACATCGCGCAGAAGTCGAACAACTGGTCGGGCACCAACGTGATGCGCTACATCAACCCGGCGTTCGACCAGATCTGGGAGCAGGCCGCCACGGAGCTCGACGCGATCAAGCGCGCCGACCTGTTCAAGAAGATGAACGAGATGATCGCCGCCGACGCGCCCAAGCTGCCGCTCGCCGCCCGCAACGGCGTCTCCGTCGCCAAGGGCAACCTGCAGGGCATGGACTTGCAGCCCTGGGCGTCGTCCGACCTCTGGCGCCTCGCCTACTGGTACCGCAAGACGTAG
- a CDS encoding DUF433 domain-containing protein, whose translation MTLETDTEAEKMRRVPGIVFADGPTGRRARIAGTGIEVFEVIGPHRQMGESWDALREAFHWLTEAQLRAALAYAAAYPEEIGARLARQAAITPEYIATRYSQRLD comes from the coding sequence ATGACACTGGAGACGGACACCGAGGCCGAGAAGATGCGCCGCGTGCCGGGGATCGTCTTTGCCGACGGGCCGACGGGGCGTCGCGCCCGGATCGCCGGTACGGGGATCGAGGTCTTCGAGGTGATCGGCCCACACCGTCAGATGGGCGAGAGCTGGGATGCGCTGCGTGAGGCGTTTCACTGGCTCACCGAAGCGCAGCTGCGGGCGGCGCTGGCGTATGCGGCGGCGTATCCCGAGGAGATCGGGGCGCGCCTCGCGCGGCAGGCGGCGATCACGCCGGAGTACATCGCGACGCGGTACTCGCAACGCCTCGATTAG
- a CDS encoding DUF5615 family PIN-like protein, translating into MASPQPGIRFHLDEHLSPRIATIGRRQHVDITTSQQFGRLGMSDEQQLLLAAEDGRCFVTRNYDDFDDLTRRFAAEGRPHAGVLLVPPSLMLSDFAGIAAAIGQYAREHSDGMPPYMIDYLRTARS; encoded by the coding sequence GTGGCGTCGCCGCAGCCGGGCATCCGCTTTCACCTTGACGAGCATCTCTCACCACGCATCGCCACGATTGGGCGGAGGCAACACGTCGATATCACGACATCGCAGCAGTTCGGCCGGTTGGGCATGAGCGACGAGCAGCAACTGCTGCTTGCGGCCGAGGATGGGCGCTGCTTCGTCACCCGCAACTATGACGATTTCGACGACCTGACCAGGCGCTTCGCCGCTGAAGGACGACCGCACGCGGGCGTTTTACTCGTGCCGCCGTCGCTGATGCTGTCGGACTTCGCCGGCATCGCCGCGGCGATCGGGCAATACGCGCGGGAACATTCCGACGGAATGCCGCCGTACATGATCGACTACTTGCGAACGGCAAGGAGCTAA
- a CDS encoding PD-(D/E)XK nuclease superfamily protein, whose amino-acid sequence MQPRDTRTGSVLEQMIVPALRGGGYLCSQQVHVGPRLGGGKHLVDFVATDRAGVSYLVSVKWQQVAGTAEQKVPYEAMCLAEAVLASRGEYAKAYLVLGGDGWKLREFYTGGGLHEHLRHGDLVTILSFESFVARANRGQL is encoded by the coding sequence GTGCAGCCGCGCGACACGCGCACCGGGTCCGTGCTGGAGCAGATGATCGTGCCGGCGCTGCGCGGCGGCGGCTATCTCTGCAGCCAGCAGGTGCACGTCGGTCCGCGGCTGGGCGGCGGCAAGCACCTGGTCGACTTCGTGGCGACCGATCGCGCCGGCGTTTCGTACCTCGTCTCGGTGAAGTGGCAGCAGGTCGCGGGCACGGCCGAGCAGAAGGTGCCGTACGAGGCGATGTGCCTGGCCGAGGCGGTGCTGGCCAGCCGCGGCGAGTACGCGAAGGCGTACCTGGTGCTGGGTGGCGACGGCTGGAAGCTGCGCGAGTTTTACACCGGCGGCGGCCTGCACGAGCACCTGCGCCACGGCGACCTGGTCACCATTCTCTCCTTCGAGAGCTTCGTCGCCCGCGCCAACCGCGGCCAACTGTAA
- a CDS encoding Dam family site-specific DNA-(adenine-N6)-methyltransferase, translating to MKRQPLAIDRDGAGGAPAGPRPPLKWAGGKRWLVPHLRPLWQAHRQRRLVEPLCGGLAVTLGLLPERALLNDINPHAVNFYRWLKRGLLATTPMANDEALYYTQRDRFNALIAGGQAESAEAAEIFYYLNRTGYNGLCRFNRQGEFNVPFGRYKRIAYTRDFGAYRTAFAGWEFSHGDFAAVPIEPGDLIYADPPYDVEFTRYSKEGFGWTDQERLAHWLAEHTGPVILSNQATRRIERLYLRLGFTLEFLEAPRKISCTGDRTPAREVLALKGV from the coding sequence ATCAAGCGGCAGCCGCTGGCAATCGATCGCGACGGCGCCGGCGGCGCCCCGGCGGGACCGCGCCCGCCGCTGAAGTGGGCCGGCGGCAAGCGCTGGCTGGTGCCGCACCTGCGCCCACTGTGGCAGGCGCACCGGCAGCGGCGGCTGGTCGAGCCGCTCTGCGGCGGACTGGCCGTCACGCTCGGCCTCTTGCCCGAGCGAGCGCTGCTCAACGACATCAACCCGCACGCGGTCAACTTCTACCGCTGGCTGAAGCGCGGCCTGCTCGCCACGACGCCGATGGCGAACGATGAGGCGCTGTATTACACCCAGCGCGATCGCTTCAACGCGCTGATCGCCGGCGGCCAGGCGGAGAGCGCCGAGGCCGCCGAGATCTTCTATTACCTGAACCGCACCGGCTACAACGGCCTCTGCCGCTTCAACCGCCAGGGCGAGTTCAATGTGCCCTTCGGCCGCTACAAGCGCATCGCCTACACGCGCGACTTCGGCGCCTACCGCACCGCCTTCGCCGGCTGGGAATTCTCGCACGGCGATTTCGCCGCCGTGCCCATCGAACCGGGCGACCTGATCTACGCCGATCCGCCCTACGACGTCGAGTTCACGCGCTACTCAAAAGAGGGCTTCGGCTGGACAGACCAGGAGCGGCTGGCGCACTGGCTTGCCGAGCACACGGGGCCGGTGATCCTCTCCAACCAGGCGACGCGGCGCATTGAGCGGCTCTACCTGCGGCTCGGCTTCACGCTCGAGTTCCTTGAAGCGCCGCGCAAGATCAGCTGCACCGGCGACCGCACGCCCGCGCGCGAGGTGCTGGCGTTGAAAGGGGTCTGA
- a CDS encoding phosphotransferase, whose product MTVPDRRPWPLPRAALQRFADRVAPDSRAVSVRRLGGGLDAAMHALDLLLPSGERLRLVLRRYVAELEADHAGMPERGWHALRLLGQVSYPAPRPVWFDPAGELFGTPALAMTRLPGRTQLHPRDYAAWLRELAGALAALHRAPLAGLNLDGLPGPGHHRAMALKHSRQPDVLATPYVDGPALAAALAQGTPPAAPAALVHGDYWAGNTLWRRGRLCGVVDWDHAGVDDPALDVATCRLDLALLEGPAAADAFLAAYEAAAGRRVSGLDWWDLAAITAPLPDPARWLPGYHDFARHDVTADAMRARLRAFADTALRRAAAIPPTV is encoded by the coding sequence ATGACTGTTCCGGATCGTCGCCCCTGGCCGCTGCCGCGAGCGGCGTTGCAGCGCTTCGCCGATCGCGTGGCGCCGGACAGCCGCGCGGTCAGTGTGCGCCGGCTCGGCGGCGGCCTCGATGCCGCCATGCACGCGCTCGATCTGCTGCTGCCCTCCGGCGAGCGGCTGCGGCTGGTGCTGCGTCGCTACGTGGCGGAGCTGGAAGCAGACCACGCGGGCATGCCGGAGCGGGGCTGGCACGCCCTGCGCCTGCTGGGACAGGTGAGCTACCCGGCGCCGCGCCCCGTCTGGTTCGACCCCGCGGGCGAGCTGTTCGGCACGCCCGCGCTGGCGATGACGCGATTGCCGGGCCGCACGCAGCTGCACCCGCGCGATTATGCCGCCTGGCTGCGCGAGCTGGCCGGGGCGCTGGCCGCGCTGCACCGGGCGCCGCTCGCCGGCCTGAACCTCGACGGCCTGCCCGGCCCCGGCCACCACCGCGCGATGGCGCTGAAGCACAGCCGGCAGCCGGATGTGCTGGCCACGCCGTACGTCGACGGCCCCGCCCTGGCCGCGGCGCTGGCGCAGGGCACCCCGCCCGCGGCGCCGGCCGCGCTCGTGCACGGCGATTACTGGGCCGGCAACACGCTCTGGCGCCGCGGCCGGCTCTGCGGCGTGGTGGACTGGGACCATGCCGGCGTGGACGACCCGGCCCTCGACGTGGCTACCTGCCGGCTGGACCTGGCGCTGCTCGAAGGCCCGGCCGCGGCCGATGCCTTTCTCGCCGCCTATGAAGCCGCCGCGGGTCGGCGCGTGTCCGGGCTGGACTGGTGGGATCTCGCGGCAATCACGGCGCCGCTGCCGGACCCCGCCCGCTGGCTGCCGGGCTACCACGATTTCGCCCGCCACGATGTCACGGCAGACGCGATGCGCGCCCGCCTGCGCGCCTTCGCCGATACCGCGCTGCGCCGCGCAGCCGCCATCCCCCCGACTGTCTGA
- a CDS encoding AAA family ATPase, producing the protein MANTLLATPFVGRRLERTLLREALQGVRRGEGRVVLIDGDAGMGKSRLLEAAAADALGQEVAVLWGRCSEDGGAPPYWPWRQVLRGWLDAARTEALPGLRELLAAVAPACPEVLAACPEPPALPVLEPAQERFRLFDGVALLLRAAATEHPLCILLDDLHRADMASLQLLQFLLASIAESRIMLAGAYRGSELAPGHPLLHVIADLPRHSAGTVVRLGGLSETDVDTFTARLMPQPLSDRVRAELFQRSEGNPFFLSELARVLLDQGPVAGAGPLPVPATVRDTIRFRLGRLSAASNETLLHAAVLGRDFTIAALEAVGPLAGDALLTALEEAERAGIVAGAAGTPGRMRFAHVLIRDTIYYGTPAAQRARLHHAVGDALEGLWRLEVDAHLAELAAHFHHAGISAAAPRAVAYLRRAGDQAMQNLAYEEAAACYEQALQTLPATGTPTGRQRCERLLALGEALRQSGDFTAADTRFMEAAVRAREFRGAVEFAAAALGLTSGANMSFLDDARLALLQEAAAALPPEAASLRVRARARLARVQIFRPGWAQAETLSRDAVQEARQLGDAAALGIALDGLKLSLYPAPALAERLAIASEMLAIARRQNNAALEMQARSNYAEDLVAIGDIPAALAAVDEYTRRAEALRQPQYRWYARCVETASALFAGRFADAGRLMQEVSAIGTEISADAVITAAAHQIVLVRALGQQEAALAALGAMVARYPHLPIHLPIAVMHSDLGHETEARLSFEQLAADRFSSIARTPAACGSLAMAAEVCAFVGDRQRAEVLYEYLLPHGDSNALVGLSHAWLGSVQRYLALLAATLARWEAAEQHFEQALALNRRMGGRPGEAATLHDFAAMLIRRGRRDDQARARELAAAAQQIAAELGMARLAEQAAAVLAAAEGEQERARRPALPAGLSEREIEVLRLVAAGKSNREIGETLVLSINTVNRHVSHIFEKTGAQNRAEATAFALRHALA; encoded by the coding sequence GTGGCAAACACGCTTCTGGCCACACCGTTTGTCGGCCGCCGGCTGGAGCGCACGCTGCTGCGGGAGGCGCTGCAGGGCGTGCGGCGCGGCGAAGGACGCGTCGTGCTGATCGACGGCGACGCCGGCATGGGCAAGTCGCGCTTGCTGGAAGCCGCCGCGGCAGATGCGCTGGGCCAGGAGGTCGCCGTTCTCTGGGGACGCTGCTCGGAGGACGGCGGCGCACCGCCGTACTGGCCCTGGCGGCAGGTGCTGCGGGGCTGGCTCGATGCCGCGCGGACCGAGGCGCTGCCCGGACTGCGCGAGCTGCTGGCAGCGGTGGCCCCGGCCTGCCCGGAGGTCCTTGCAGCGTGTCCCGAGCCGCCGGCATTGCCGGTGCTTGAGCCGGCGCAGGAGCGCTTCCGCCTGTTCGACGGCGTGGCCCTGCTACTGAGGGCCGCGGCCACGGAGCATCCGCTCTGCATCCTGCTTGACGATCTGCACCGGGCCGACATGGCTTCACTGCAGCTGCTGCAGTTCCTGCTCGCCTCGATCGCGGAGAGCCGGATCATGCTCGCGGGCGCCTACCGCGGCTCGGAGCTTGCGCCGGGGCATCCACTCCTGCACGTCATCGCCGATCTCCCGCGCCACAGCGCCGGCACGGTCGTCCGTCTGGGTGGGTTGAGTGAGACGGACGTCGATACGTTCACCGCCAGGCTCATGCCGCAGCCGTTGTCAGACCGCGTACGCGCCGAGCTGTTCCAGCGGTCGGAAGGCAACCCGTTCTTCCTGAGCGAGCTCGCGCGCGTGCTGCTCGATCAGGGGCCTGTGGCAGGCGCCGGACCGCTTCCCGTGCCGGCCACGGTGCGGGACACCATCCGTTTCCGGCTCGGCCGCCTCTCCGCTGCCTCCAACGAGACGTTGCTGCATGCCGCCGTACTCGGTCGCGACTTCACGATCGCGGCGCTGGAGGCGGTTGGACCGCTCGCCGGCGACGCGCTGCTCACCGCACTGGAGGAGGCGGAACGCGCCGGCATCGTCGCGGGCGCCGCCGGCACGCCGGGGCGGATGCGCTTCGCGCACGTGCTGATCCGCGACACCATCTACTACGGCACCCCGGCGGCGCAGCGGGCGCGGCTGCACCACGCCGTCGGTGATGCCCTGGAGGGCCTCTGGCGGCTGGAAGTGGACGCGCACCTGGCGGAGCTGGCCGCGCACTTCCACCACGCGGGCATCAGCGCCGCCGCGCCGCGCGCCGTCGCCTACCTGCGGCGGGCCGGCGACCAGGCGATGCAGAACCTGGCGTACGAAGAGGCCGCCGCCTGCTACGAGCAGGCGCTGCAGACGCTGCCGGCCACGGGCACGCCGACCGGTCGCCAGCGCTGCGAGCGGCTGCTCGCGCTGGGCGAGGCGCTGCGCCAGTCCGGCGACTTCACGGCCGCCGATACCCGGTTCATGGAGGCGGCGGTGAGGGCCCGTGAGTTCCGCGGCGCCGTCGAGTTCGCGGCCGCGGCGCTGGGGCTGACGAGTGGCGCCAACATGAGCTTCCTCGACGACGCGCGGCTCGCCCTGTTGCAGGAGGCCGCCGCGGCGCTGCCGCCGGAGGCAGCCTCGCTGCGCGTGCGTGCCCGGGCGCGCCTGGCCCGCGTGCAGATCTTCCGGCCGGGTTGGGCGCAGGCCGAAACACTGAGCCGCGACGCGGTGCAGGAGGCACGGCAGCTTGGCGACGCGGCGGCGCTTGGCATCGCGCTCGACGGGCTGAAGCTCTCGCTCTACCCGGCGCCGGCCCTCGCCGAGCGCCTGGCGATCGCGAGCGAGATGCTGGCGATCGCCCGCAGGCAGAACAACGCGGCGCTGGAGATGCAGGCCCGCTCAAACTACGCCGAAGACCTCGTCGCGATCGGCGACATTCCGGCCGCGCTCGCCGCGGTCGACGAGTACACGCGGCGGGCGGAGGCGCTGCGCCAGCCACAGTACCGCTGGTACGCCCGCTGCGTGGAGACGGCGAGTGCCTTGTTCGCGGGCCGCTTCGCCGATGCCGGCCGCCTCATGCAGGAGGTGAGCGCCATCGGCACCGAGATCTCCGCTGACGCCGTGATCACCGCGGCCGCCCACCAGATCGTGCTGGTGCGGGCGCTGGGCCAGCAGGAAGCAGCGCTCGCCGCCCTCGGCGCGATGGTCGCGCGCTATCCGCATCTGCCCATTCACCTGCCGATCGCCGTGATGCACAGCGACCTCGGCCACGAGACCGAGGCGCGGCTTTCGTTCGAGCAGTTGGCCGCCGATCGCTTCAGCAGCATCGCCCGCACACCGGCCGCCTGCGGCTCGCTGGCAATGGCGGCCGAGGTGTGCGCGTTCGTCGGCGATCGGCAGCGCGCCGAGGTGCTGTACGAGTACCTGCTGCCGCATGGCGACAGCAACGCCCTCGTCGGTCTTTCACACGCCTGGCTTGGCTCCGTGCAGCGCTATCTTGCCCTGCTTGCCGCGACGCTCGCTCGCTGGGAGGCGGCCGAGCAGCACTTCGAGCAGGCCCTGGCGCTGAACCGGCGGATGGGCGGCCGGCCCGGGGAGGCCGCGACGCTCCACGACTTCGCGGCCATGCTGATCCGTCGCGGCCGGCGCGACGACCAGGCCCGTGCGCGGGAGCTCGCCGCGGCGGCGCAGCAAATCGCGGCAGAGCTGGGCATGGCGCGGCTGGCGGAGCAGGCCGCCGCCGTGCTCGCGGCGGCGGAAGGCGAGCAAGAACGTGCTCGCCGGCCTGCTCTGCCCGCCGGCCTCAGCGAGCGGGAGATCGAGGTGCTGCGCCTGGTCGCCGCGGGCAAGAGCAACCGCGAGATCGGTGAGACGCTGGTGCTGAGCATCAACACCGTGAACCGGCACGTCAGCCACATCTTCGAGAAGACCGGCGCCCAGAACCGCGCCGAGGCCACCGCCTTCGCCCTGCGTCACGCCCTCGCGTAA
- a CDS encoding cupin domain-containing protein: MNVRRVVTRRTAEGKSVFVSDEPLPPVTVGLVPGGEFHIIWGADQTVQLPSDGSAPPMQGWFPLAGGFRFAFVTLGPATITMPADLDMAAAFAELNQKLPGLAEVIEPEHPGMHTTDTIDIDLVISGEVWLELDDGAERLLRAGDCVVQNGTRHAWRNKSSDPCVLAVALIGARGG; encoded by the coding sequence ATGAACGTGCGGCGCGTGGTGACCAGGCGGACGGCGGAGGGCAAATCCGTGTTCGTCAGCGACGAGCCGCTGCCGCCGGTCACCGTCGGCCTCGTGCCCGGCGGCGAGTTCCACATCATCTGGGGCGCCGACCAGACGGTGCAACTACCCAGCGACGGCAGCGCCCCACCGATGCAGGGCTGGTTTCCGCTCGCCGGCGGCTTCCGCTTCGCCTTCGTCACTCTTGGTCCGGCGACCATCACCATGCCGGCGGACCTGGACATGGCCGCGGCCTTCGCCGAGCTGAACCAGAAGCTGCCCGGTCTGGCCGAGGTGATAGAGCCGGAGCATCCCGGCATGCACACCACGGACACGATCGATATCGACCTCGTCATCTCCGGCGAGGTCTGGCTGGAGCTGGACGACGGCGCCGAGCGGCTGCTGCGGGCAGGCGACTGCGTGGTGCAGAACGGCACCCGCCACGCCTGGCGCAACAAGTCATCGGACCCGTGCGTGCTGGCCGTGGCATTGATCGGCGCGCGGGGAGGGTAA
- a CDS encoding AsnC family transcriptional regulator, whose protein sequence is MDDLDRRIIEELQLDPRVSYAALGKQLGVSGMTAATRLNRLRDTELLRCRALPNLAQLGLTTEVFGFVQTELGALPEILAILRTSPYVLRADRVTGEFELGFQAALPSETALGSLMRELQGVRGLRRLVIHHVLETVKQDDGWAAVFADDAPKAEAPYELAPGATLPKALEPKVALAAAWVDALVRADGERLRQLSAPEIVYTLSEPHPAAGTWQGIAAIEEQAQRTRQAYRRLWYRIVHVAEAQEPYAIVIDALSPVETRRGNVGTAFSRLAFAFANNRVERVTNLGQMTIPDVSLGGPFYPKLPG, encoded by the coding sequence ATGGACGATCTCGACCGGCGCATTATCGAGGAATTGCAGCTCGACCCGCGGGTGTCCTACGCCGCGCTGGGCAAGCAGCTCGGCGTCTCCGGCATGACCGCGGCCACGCGGCTCAACCGCCTGCGCGACACGGAGCTGCTGCGCTGCCGGGCGCTGCCCAACCTGGCGCAGCTCGGCCTCACAACCGAGGTCTTCGGCTTCGTGCAGACCGAGCTTGGGGCGCTGCCCGAGATCCTGGCGATCCTGCGCACCTCGCCGTATGTGCTGCGGGCCGACCGCGTGACGGGCGAGTTCGAGCTGGGCTTCCAGGCGGCGCTGCCCTCAGAGACGGCGCTCGGCAGCCTGATGCGCGAGCTGCAGGGCGTGCGCGGCCTGCGCCGGCTGGTGATCCACCACGTGCTCGAAACCGTGAAGCAGGACGACGGCTGGGCGGCCGTGTTCGCCGACGACGCGCCCAAAGCGGAGGCGCCGTACGAGCTGGCGCCCGGCGCCACGCTGCCGAAGGCGCTGGAGCCGAAGGTGGCGCTGGCCGCCGCCTGGGTCGACGCGCTCGTGCGCGCCGACGGCGAGCGGCTGCGCCAGCTGTCGGCGCCGGAGATTGTCTACACGCTCAGCGAGCCGCACCCCGCCGCCGGCACCTGGCAGGGCATCGCTGCGATCGAAGAACAGGCGCAGCGCACGCGGCAAGCCTACCGGCGGCTGTGGTACCGCATCGTGCACGTGGCCGAGGCGCAGGAGCCGTACGCGATCGTGATCGACGCGCTCAGCCCGGTGGAGACGCGCCGCGGCAACGTGGGCACGGCCTTCTCACGCCTGGCCTTCGCCTTCGCCAACAACCGCGTCGAGCGCGTCACCAACCTCGGCCAGATGACGATCCCCGACGTCTCGCTGGGCGGGCCGTTCTACCCCAAGCTGCCGGGCTAA
- a CDS encoding TIGR03618 family F420-dependent PPOX class oxidoreductase produces MATLSPEQRKLFEEKNFVAVATVGKDGTPRNTIVWVDMDGDNVLINGAQSRAWIKNLKRNPGVALTIYDHERPYRRVTVIGKAIEITTQGGEESIDKLSMKYGGRLYPAHDTNNPRTIVRIRPETVTAMGVQ; encoded by the coding sequence ATGGCAACGCTTTCGCCGGAGCAGCGCAAGCTGTTTGAGGAGAAGAACTTCGTCGCGGTGGCGACGGTGGGCAAGGACGGCACGCCGCGCAACACGATCGTCTGGGTGGACATGGACGGCGACAACGTGCTGATCAACGGCGCGCAGAGCCGCGCCTGGATCAAGAACCTGAAGCGCAACCCCGGCGTCGCCCTCACGATCTACGACCACGAGCGGCCCTACCGCCGCGTGACCGTGATCGGCAAGGCGATCGAGATCACGACGCAGGGCGGCGAGGAGAGCATCGACAAGCTCTCGATGAAGTACGGCGGCCGCCTCTACCCGGCGCACGACACGAACAATCCGCGCACGATCGTACGCATCCGCCCCGAGACGGTGACGGCGATGGGCGTACAGTAG